From Nitratidesulfovibrio vulgaris str. Hildenborough, a single genomic window includes:
- a CDS encoding N-acetylmuramoyl-L-alanine amidase — MHSIRLPLIVLLLSLVTFLGMGGSALAARASTLEARYENAKEELEALEKDARRAGLRHEWEKVERLFVGIHKDAKGWANAPAALYRVALTREGLARRSMNPADFKAAVDRYEEVARRYPRSALADDALFAAAKLCMERLDDASAARKILERQLREFPKGDMADAARAMLSGGKSEARQPAAPAANDTTSGSSKDGDALAVLRQVSWKVSGNDAQVVIELDREARWSHQFVPGDERTGRASRLIIDVDGARADEKVRPGARISGKVLSRVRVDLSVKGRTRIIIDYSDVERYDVDAIAGRPYRIVAKATRSTKGLPEGTSAEAGVSVRKPQGKPKDIAEQLGLGVKTIMIDAGHGGKDPGAMANGIVEREVTLAMAKLVGERLRAAGFKVLYTRQRDVFIPLDDRTQMANNSKADLFVSLHVNANTDSSISGVETYYLDLASTSSAAKVASRENSVSEKNLSDLQYILTDLMLSAKTQESRDVAGMVQSSMTKRLASYGGAPHGNGVRSAPFYVLMGARMPAVLVEVGYCTNKAEARLLASSKYRRALADAIVDGLMRYKRKLEGYASR; from the coding sequence ATGCATTCCATACGCCTTCCACTCATTGTCCTGCTGTTGTCTCTGGTGACCTTCCTCGGCATGGGCGGTAGCGCCTTGGCTGCCCGTGCGTCTACGCTCGAAGCGCGTTATGAGAACGCCAAGGAAGAGCTTGAGGCCCTCGAGAAGGACGCCCGGCGTGCGGGGCTGCGGCATGAGTGGGAGAAGGTCGAGCGACTCTTCGTCGGCATCCACAAGGATGCCAAGGGGTGGGCCAATGCGCCCGCTGCCCTCTACCGGGTTGCGCTCACGCGTGAGGGGCTTGCCAGACGTTCGATGAACCCTGCTGATTTCAAGGCGGCTGTCGACCGGTATGAAGAGGTGGCGCGTCGCTATCCCCGCAGCGCGCTTGCCGATGATGCGCTCTTCGCCGCGGCGAAGCTGTGCATGGAACGTCTCGATGATGCTTCTGCTGCGCGCAAGATTCTTGAACGCCAGCTTCGCGAATTCCCCAAGGGCGATATGGCGGACGCCGCCCGTGCGATGCTCTCCGGAGGCAAGTCCGAGGCACGCCAGCCTGCCGCCCCGGCGGCAAACGATACGACGTCAGGCTCCTCGAAAGATGGCGATGCCCTTGCCGTGTTGCGGCAGGTGTCGTGGAAAGTGTCCGGCAACGACGCCCAGGTGGTCATTGAGCTTGATCGTGAGGCACGCTGGTCGCATCAGTTCGTGCCCGGCGATGAGCGCACAGGTCGGGCTTCGCGTCTCATCATCGATGTCGACGGTGCACGGGCTGACGAGAAGGTCCGTCCCGGCGCACGCATATCCGGCAAGGTGCTCTCCCGTGTGAGGGTCGACCTCTCCGTCAAGGGCCGTACGCGTATCATCATCGATTATAGTGACGTGGAGCGGTACGATGTCGATGCCATCGCCGGTCGACCCTACCGTATCGTCGCCAAGGCAACACGCTCTACCAAGGGGCTGCCCGAAGGCACTTCCGCAGAGGCGGGGGTGTCGGTGCGCAAGCCGCAGGGCAAGCCCAAGGATATCGCAGAACAGCTGGGGCTTGGCGTCAAGACGATCATGATCGACGCGGGGCATGGCGGCAAGGACCCCGGGGCCATGGCCAACGGCATCGTCGAGCGGGAAGTGACGCTCGCCATGGCCAAACTGGTAGGTGAACGGTTGCGCGCGGCGGGTTTCAAGGTGCTCTACACGCGGCAGCGCGACGTGTTCATCCCGCTTGACGACCGTACCCAGATGGCCAACAACAGCAAGGCGGACCTTTTCGTCTCGCTGCACGTCAACGCCAATACAGACAGTTCCATCTCCGGGGTCGAGACCTACTACCTCGACCTCGCCAGCACCAGCAGCGCAGCCAAGGTCGCCTCGCGAGAGAACTCCGTGAGTGAGAAGAACCTGAGCGATCTCCAATATATCCTCACCGACCTCATGCTGAGCGCAAAGACACAAGAATCGCGTGATGTTGCGGGTATGGTGCAGAGCTCGATGACGAAGAGGCTCGCGTCGTACGGCGGTGCCCCGCACGGTAATGGCGTCCGCTCGGCTCCCTTCTATGTCCTGATGGGGGCACGGATGCCTGCGGTTCTCGTGGAAGTGGGATACTGCACCAACAAGGCCGAGGCCAGACTTCTGGCCAGCTCGAAATACAGGCGTGCGCTCGCTGATGCCATTGTCGACGGGCTGATGCGCTACAAACGGAAACTTGAAGGGTACGCATCGCGTTGA
- the bamA gene encoding outer membrane protein assembly factor BamA produces the protein MTNTARRGLILAFLLLLLVQVGLVQAAPAVQETTIMVLPFQVNAGKDLEYLNEDLPELVAQRLVARGLHVLPQSDVKAILRRQRVTELDIASARNLAVMAQAGYTVYGSFTQLGDSFSIDLRVVDALGVKPAKPFFIQKQGIINILPAVDELVDRVAGEFTSGNAIADVKVRGTKVLDPDVVLMRLSTRKGDPIDPAAINKEIKRIWDLGYFSDVQASVEQGGDGTVLVYTVTEKPRIDNIVIEGSDKVGHDDILAAMSSKTGSVLNDKLLAQDLQKVTELYRKEGFYLAHVTHRVEARQGAASATLVLNVEEGNKLYIKKVKIEGLKELSESEVKDILALSERGMFSWFTGTGVLKDELLERDSAAITAYCLNHGYVDALVSAPKVDYEEDGIIVSFAVKEGPRYKLGKIGFDGELIDTDERLLKVVKLDDHKKDNQYFALDVMQTDDKLLSDYYADYGYAFAEINSRTQKSAEEHVIDVTYVIRKRQKVYINRVLVEGNQKTRDNVVLREMRIADGDMFEGAKLRRSNERLNRTRYFSQVDTELVPTQKEDEVDLKVKVKEQNTGALIGGVGYSTFYQFGVSGTIMERNLFGKGYYASLQAFFSGKRNSFIASFTNPRVNDGDLSFGNDAYISREYFDDFSKNTIGDTIRFALPVGEYSTVGWGYRLDRYELYDIDDDAAKIIKEREGENISSVAHVRFTRDTTDSKEKPTKGTIFKTFNEFGGGPIGGDDDFIKPVVEFQAYHQLAPNHVLHGRTRGGAVLENGQGDVPVFERFYIGGIDSIRGYNSRDISPRDPESGDRIGGDRMAFVNLEYIWVFKPDLGLALVPFFDMGINYDSSAEFNWDDELKKSVGLEMRWRSPMGDLRFAYGFPLDEGRDGEQHSGRFEFSMGQFF, from the coding sequence ATGACCAACACCGCCCGTAGGGGCCTCATTCTCGCGTTCCTGTTGCTCCTTCTTGTGCAGGTGGGCCTTGTGCAGGCAGCACCCGCCGTGCAGGAGACCACCATCATGGTGCTGCCCTTTCAGGTGAACGCGGGCAAGGACCTCGAGTACCTGAACGAAGACCTGCCCGAACTCGTGGCCCAGCGCCTTGTTGCGCGCGGGCTGCACGTGCTTCCCCAGTCGGACGTCAAGGCCATACTGCGCCGCCAGCGCGTGACCGAACTCGACATCGCCTCGGCGCGCAACCTCGCGGTCATGGCGCAGGCAGGGTACACGGTGTACGGCAGCTTCACCCAGCTGGGAGACAGCTTCAGCATAGACCTGCGCGTTGTCGATGCCCTCGGCGTCAAGCCCGCCAAACCCTTCTTCATCCAGAAGCAGGGCATCATCAACATCCTTCCCGCCGTCGACGAACTGGTCGACCGTGTGGCGGGCGAATTCACCAGCGGCAACGCCATCGCCGACGTGAAGGTGCGCGGCACCAAGGTGCTTGACCCCGACGTCGTGCTCATGCGCCTCTCCACCCGCAAGGGCGACCCCATCGACCCCGCCGCCATCAACAAGGAAATCAAGCGCATCTGGGATCTCGGCTATTTCAGTGACGTGCAGGCGAGTGTGGAGCAGGGCGGCGACGGAACGGTACTCGTGTACACCGTCACCGAGAAGCCGCGCATCGACAACATCGTCATCGAAGGCTCCGACAAGGTCGGTCACGACGATATCCTCGCTGCCATGAGCTCCAAGACGGGCTCGGTCCTCAACGACAAACTCCTCGCGCAGGACTTGCAGAAGGTCACGGAACTCTATCGCAAGGAAGGCTTCTACCTCGCCCATGTGACCCACCGCGTCGAGGCGCGTCAGGGGGCTGCCTCCGCCACGCTCGTGCTGAACGTGGAGGAAGGCAACAAGCTCTATATCAAGAAGGTCAAGATCGAGGGACTCAAGGAGCTTTCCGAGAGCGAAGTCAAGGACATCCTCGCGCTTTCCGAGCGTGGCATGTTCTCGTGGTTCACCGGCACGGGCGTCCTCAAGGACGAACTGCTTGAACGCGACTCTGCCGCCATCACCGCCTACTGCCTCAATCATGGCTATGTCGACGCGCTGGTCTCCGCCCCCAAGGTCGACTATGAGGAGGACGGCATCATCGTCTCCTTCGCAGTCAAGGAAGGACCCCGTTACAAGCTTGGCAAGATCGGCTTCGACGGCGAACTTATCGATACCGACGAGCGGCTTCTGAAGGTCGTCAAACTCGACGACCACAAGAAGGACAACCAGTACTTCGCCCTTGACGTGATGCAGACCGACGACAAGCTGCTCAGCGACTACTACGCCGACTACGGCTACGCCTTCGCCGAGATCAATTCGCGCACACAGAAGAGCGCCGAAGAGCATGTCATCGATGTGACCTACGTCATCCGCAAGCGTCAGAAGGTCTACATCAACCGCGTGCTTGTCGAAGGCAACCAGAAGACCCGTGACAACGTGGTGCTGCGCGAGATGCGCATTGCCGACGGCGACATGTTCGAAGGCGCCAAGCTGCGCCGTAGCAACGAGCGTCTGAACCGTACCCGCTACTTCTCGCAGGTGGACACCGAACTCGTGCCCACGCAGAAGGAGGACGAGGTCGACCTCAAGGTGAAGGTCAAGGAACAGAACACCGGTGCCCTGATAGGCGGTGTCGGCTATTCCACCTTCTATCAGTTCGGCGTCAGCGGCACGATCATGGAACGCAACCTGTTCGGCAAGGGCTACTATGCCTCGCTGCAGGCGTTCTTCTCGGGCAAGCGCAACTCCTTCATCGCCTCGTTCACCAACCCCCGCGTCAATGACGGCGACCTGAGCTTCGGCAACGACGCCTACATCTCGCGCGAGTACTTCGACGACTTCAGCAAGAACACCATTGGTGACACCATCCGCTTCGCCCTGCCTGTGGGCGAATACAGCACCGTGGGCTGGGGCTACCGCCTCGACCGTTACGAACTGTATGACATCGATGACGATGCCGCGAAGATCATCAAGGAGCGTGAGGGCGAGAACATATCCAGCGTCGCGCATGTCCGGTTCACCCGAGACACCACCGACAGCAAGGAGAAGCCCACCAAGGGTACCATCTTCAAGACCTTCAACGAGTTCGGTGGCGGGCCCATCGGCGGTGACGACGACTTCATCAAGCCTGTCGTCGAGTTTCAGGCCTATCACCAGCTTGCCCCCAACCACGTGCTCCATGGTCGCACCCGTGGTGGTGCCGTGCTGGAGAACGGGCAGGGCGACGTCCCCGTGTTCGAACGCTTCTACATCGGTGGCATCGACAGCATCCGCGGGTACAACTCGCGTGACATCTCGCCGCGTGACCCCGAATCGGGCGACCGCATCGGCGGCGACCGTATGGCCTTCGTCAACCTCGAATACATCTGGGTGTTCAAGCCCGACCTCGGCCTCGCGCTGGTGCCCTTCTTCGACATGGGCATCAACTATGACTCGTCCGCCGAATTCAACTGGGACGACGAGCTGAAGAAGTCCGTGGGTCTCGAGATGCGCTGGCGTTCGCCCATGGGCGACCTGCGGTTCGCCTATGGCTTCCCTCTCGACGAGGGACGCGACGGAGAACAGCATAGCGGTCGCTTCGAATTCTCGATGGGCCAGTTCTTCTAG
- a CDS encoding ABC transporter ATP-binding protein has protein sequence MMTTPSTPLYRLEGVGKEYDGPGEELVILKGLDLTIEAGESVAIVGASGSGKSTLLHLLGALDTPTWGKLHFLDRDMGAMSPEEKAAFRNREIGFVFQFHHLLPEFSTVENVAMQAIISGMPHAEAYGLAREALDKVGLSGRVEHKVTTLSGGERQRAAIARAILLRPRVLLADEPTGNLDERTGDVVGRMLLDLNRELGMTLIVVTHNRELADLMGRRLELRAGELYDQHRP, from the coding sequence ATGATGACGACACCATCCACACCGCTGTACCGCCTCGAAGGCGTAGGCAAGGAATACGACGGCCCCGGCGAGGAACTCGTCATCCTGAAGGGCCTCGACCTGACCATAGAGGCGGGCGAGTCCGTCGCCATCGTCGGCGCCTCCGGTTCCGGCAAGTCCACCCTCTTGCATCTGCTCGGTGCTCTTGATACTCCCACATGGGGAAAACTGCATTTTCTCGATCGTGACATGGGGGCCATGTCGCCGGAAGAGAAGGCCGCATTCCGCAACCGCGAGATCGGCTTCGTCTTTCAGTTCCACCACCTTCTGCCCGAGTTCAGCACGGTGGAGAACGTGGCGATGCAGGCCATCATCAGCGGCATGCCGCATGCGGAGGCCTACGGCCTTGCGCGCGAGGCCCTCGACAAGGTGGGACTTTCGGGCCGGGTCGAGCACAAGGTGACGACCCTTTCAGGCGGTGAGCGGCAGCGTGCGGCCATTGCACGCGCCATATTGCTGCGTCCCCGTGTCCTGCTCGCGGACGAACCCACCGGCAACCTCGACGAACGTACCGGCGATGTCGTCGGTAGAATGCTACTTGATCTCAACCGTGAACTCGGCATGACGCTGATCGTTGTCACCCATAACCGGGAACTGGCCGATCTGATGGGCAGGCGCCTCGAACTCAGAGCCGGAGAGCTTTATGACCAACACCGCCCGTAG
- a CDS encoding lipoprotein-releasing ABC transporter permease subunit, with protein MSFELFVAGRYLFARRKQAFISVISAMSIIGVGLGVASLIVVLGVMNGFTTDLRDKILGANAHVIVMSSKPAAMRDVGELMGRVQDVRGVKGATPFIYSETMLSTPHGVKGLVLRGIDPQTAPGVLSILSRMTRGGLRDLPAGPDGAHGIIIGQELANRLGITTGSRVNLLSPDGQKTTTGFAPRIRPFRVAGIFTTGMYEYDSSLGFVTLDAARDILGLPEGQVSGIEVVVDDVYKADVIGEDVLKASGGYPYYVRNWMEMNANLFAALKLEKTAMFVILALIVLVGSFSIVTTLVMLVMEKTRDIAILMSMGATRSMVRRIFMLQGTIIGAIGTALGYVLGLSVSWALQRYQFIKLPQGVYSIDHLPVLLQWSDLAAVGGAAMLLCFLATIYPARQAAALEPVEALRYE; from the coding sequence ATGTCCTTCGAGTTGTTCGTCGCCGGGCGATATCTATTCGCCCGGCGTAAGCAGGCGTTCATCTCCGTCATCTCCGCCATGTCCATCATCGGCGTAGGGCTGGGGGTGGCGTCGCTCATCGTCGTGCTTGGCGTCATGAACGGCTTCACCACAGACCTGCGCGACAAGATACTGGGTGCCAATGCCCATGTCATCGTCATGAGTTCAAAGCCCGCCGCCATGCGCGACGTCGGCGAGCTCATGGGGCGCGTGCAGGATGTGCGCGGCGTGAAGGGGGCAACCCCGTTCATCTACTCCGAGACCATGCTGTCCACGCCTCATGGCGTGAAAGGACTCGTGCTGCGCGGCATCGACCCGCAGACGGCACCGGGTGTGCTGTCCATCCTCTCGCGCATGACGCGGGGGGGGCTGCGCGACCTGCCGGCCGGGCCCGACGGTGCGCACGGCATCATCATCGGGCAGGAACTCGCCAACCGACTCGGCATCACCACCGGCAGCAGGGTGAACCTGCTGTCTCCCGACGGGCAGAAGACCACCACGGGTTTTGCCCCCCGCATCCGTCCCTTCCGGGTTGCCGGCATCTTCACCACCGGCATGTACGAGTATGATTCCTCGCTCGGATTCGTGACTCTCGACGCCGCACGCGACATCCTCGGACTGCCTGAAGGTCAGGTCTCGGGTATCGAGGTCGTTGTCGATGACGTCTACAAGGCCGACGTCATCGGCGAGGACGTGCTCAAGGCGTCGGGCGGCTACCCCTACTATGTCCGCAACTGGATGGAGATGAACGCCAACCTCTTCGCCGCGCTCAAGCTGGAGAAGACGGCCATGTTCGTCATCCTCGCCCTCATCGTGCTGGTGGGGTCGTTCTCCATCGTCACCACGCTGGTCATGCTGGTCATGGAGAAGACGCGCGACATCGCCATCCTCATGTCCATGGGGGCCACACGCAGCATGGTACGGCGTATATTCATGCTGCAGGGTACCATCATCGGGGCCATCGGCACTGCGCTCGGTTATGTGCTGGGGCTCTCCGTGTCGTGGGCGTTGCAGCGCTACCAGTTCATCAAGTTGCCGCAGGGTGTCTATTCCATCGACCACCTGCCCGTGCTGCTCCAGTGGTCGGACCTTGCCGCCGTGGGCGGCGCTGCCATGCTCCTCTGTTTTCTAGCCACCATCTACCCGGCGCGGCAGGCTGCGGCCCTCGAACCGGTCGAAGCGTTGCGGTACGAATGA
- the lysS gene encoding lysine--tRNA ligase translates to MLESLEARDELNEVVKNRVVKTCELLDAGVSAYPNGFIKKHDIAPVLAEYEGLDADELETVDAAFTMAGRIVSHRSFGKVAFFHIMDRTGRMQCYAAREELGEEAYKTFKKLDIGDIVGVSGRLFRTKTGELTLSCTEVRLLTKSIRPLPEKYHGLKDVEIRYRQRYVDLIVTPRARDIFRKRTIIVREFRRFLEARGFMEVETPMMQAIPGGATAKPFVTFHNALDMQLYMRIAPELYLKRLLVGGFEKVFEINRNFRNEGISTQHNPEFTMCEFYWAYATFEDLMDLTEELFSHIAREVCGSSVITYQGQEVDLTPGKWVRLTFHESLEKVGGHSPEFYNDYEKVRAYVRERGEKVLQGEKLGKLQAKLFDLDVEPRLIQPTFIYHYPTDISPLSRRNEQNPDVTDRFELFITGRELANAFSELNDPVDQRMRFEDQVKEKEAGDDEAHFMDEDYLRALEYGMPPAAGQGVGIDRLVMLLTDSPSIREVILFPLLKPES, encoded by the coding sequence ATGCTCGAAAGCCTCGAAGCCCGCGACGAGCTTAACGAGGTGGTGAAGAACCGCGTCGTGAAGACGTGCGAACTTCTCGACGCCGGAGTGTCGGCCTACCCGAACGGTTTCATCAAGAAGCACGACATCGCACCGGTACTTGCCGAGTACGAGGGGCTCGATGCTGATGAGCTCGAAACGGTGGACGCCGCCTTCACGATGGCGGGGCGCATCGTTTCGCACCGTTCGTTCGGCAAGGTGGCCTTCTTCCATATAATGGATCGCACGGGGCGCATGCAGTGCTATGCCGCGCGTGAGGAACTGGGCGAAGAAGCCTACAAGACCTTCAAGAAGCTCGACATCGGCGATATCGTCGGCGTGAGCGGAAGGCTCTTTCGCACCAAGACGGGCGAGCTCACGCTCTCCTGTACCGAGGTGCGCCTGCTGACCAAGTCCATCCGGCCCCTCCCCGAGAAGTATCACGGCCTCAAGGACGTGGAAATCCGCTATCGCCAGCGCTACGTCGACCTCATCGTCACGCCGCGGGCCCGCGACATCTTCCGCAAGCGCACGATCATCGTCCGTGAGTTCAGGCGCTTCCTCGAAGCCCGCGGTTTCATGGAAGTCGAGACGCCGATGATGCAGGCCATCCCCGGCGGCGCCACGGCAAAGCCGTTCGTCACCTTCCACAACGCGCTGGATATGCAGCTCTACATGCGCATCGCGCCCGAGCTCTATCTGAAACGCCTGCTCGTGGGCGGTTTCGAGAAGGTCTTCGAGATCAACCGCAACTTCCGCAACGAGGGCATATCCACCCAGCACAACCCTGAATTCACCATGTGTGAGTTCTACTGGGCCTATGCCACGTTCGAAGACCTGATGGACCTCACCGAGGAGCTGTTCTCGCACATCGCGCGCGAGGTCTGTGGCTCTTCGGTCATCACCTATCAGGGGCAGGAGGTCGACCTCACGCCCGGCAAGTGGGTGCGTCTGACCTTCCACGAGTCGCTTGAGAAGGTGGGTGGGCATTCCCCCGAGTTCTACAACGACTACGAGAAGGTTCGTGCCTACGTGCGTGAGCGTGGCGAGAAGGTGCTTCAGGGCGAGAAGCTGGGCAAGCTACAGGCCAAGCTGTTCGACCTCGACGTGGAACCCCGGCTCATCCAGCCCACGTTCATCTACCACTACCCGACCGACATCTCGCCCCTGTCGCGCAGGAACGAGCAGAACCCGGACGTCACCGACCGTTTCGAACTGTTCATCACCGGGCGCGAACTCGCCAACGCCTTCTCTGAATTGAACGACCCCGTCGACCAGCGCATGCGCTTCGAGGACCAGGTCAAGGAGAAGGAGGCTGGTGACGACGAGGCGCATTTCATGGACGAGGACTACCTGCGCGCGCTCGAATACGGTATGCCGCCCGCGGCTGGGCAGGGCGTGGGTATCGACCGCCTCGTCATGCTGCTGACCGACTCGCCCTCCATCCGCGAGGTCATCCTCTTTCCGCTGCTGAAGCCGGAGAGCTGA